In Sulfitobacter sp. M39, the following proteins share a genomic window:
- a CDS encoding Lrp/AsnC family transcriptional regulator, which translates to MALDDIDKRLLAALQKNAHLTAQELGEKLHLSPSQAGRRRQRLETEGYIQGYTARLNPERLGLTVQGFVQVHLGTHGPEHSASFARLLATRPEIVGAWTMTGDADYLLRVYCADLPSLNRLIHDVLLPHGAVAKVHSQIVMDQLKRDGPLPT; encoded by the coding sequence ATGGCATTAGATGATATCGATAAACGCCTGCTGGCGGCGCTGCAAAAGAACGCGCATCTCACGGCTCAGGAGTTGGGAGAGAAGCTGCACCTATCCCCGTCCCAAGCAGGTCGGCGGCGGCAACGGCTTGAAACCGAAGGGTATATCCAAGGCTACACGGCTCGGCTTAACCCCGAACGGTTGGGGCTGACGGTACAGGGGTTTGTGCAGGTCCATCTGGGCACCCACGGGCCCGAACATTCCGCCAGTTTTGCGCGGCTTTTGGCCACCCGCCCCGAAATCGTTGGCGCCTGGACGATGACGGGGGATGCGGATTATTTGCTGCGCGTCTATTGTGCAGACCTGCCCAGCCTGAACCGCCTCATCCATGATGTGCTGCTCCCCCATGGTGCTGTCGCAAAAGTGCATAGCCAGATCGTTATGGATCAGCTTAAACGAGACGGGCCCTTGCCCACCTGA
- a CDS encoding cation:proton antiporter domain-containing protein encodes MEGFLFQASIYLAAAVIAVPIASRLGLGSVLGYLAAGILIGPAFGLVGSETKDLQHFAEFGVVMMLFLIGLELEPRALWNMRHRLLGLGGMQVVLSAAALMGIAMAYDQPMGVAIAIGLTLSLSSTAIVLQTLSEKGLMQTAGGRSVFSVLLTQDIAVIPILAFLPLLVAQLPAQMRPDGSISVNPEDAAHGAEAASGHGPAAAGHGAETAQAAISLVQGLPGWAITLVTLGAIAGIIITGVFFTRPVFRFIHAAKLREMYTALALLIVVGISFLMMLVGLSPALGAFLAGVVLASSEFRHELETDLEPFKGLLLGLFFITVGAGINFDLLFADTIIIVGMALLVILVKGLILYGLGTLFKLQGRDRWLFALGLAQAGEFGFVLVSFSVATGVMPNDVAETLLLVVALSMLITPLLFITYDQISKRMDTKSGPIVADEIDEQGTVIIAGVGRFGQIVNRLVQASGFRTVVLDHNPETIAVMRRFGFKAFLGDPTRADILRKAGLRDAKVLVVALDDPKSALQLIAYARKERPDLHIVTRAHDRTDVYQQYQAGANDIVREMFDSSLRAGRYVLENLGLSDYEAAEAQRMFYSHDRASVRELAALWRPDIPPSENKAYVARAKELQKDLETAFLNRIDQEDKTQGS; translated from the coding sequence ATGGAAGGTTTCCTGTTTCAAGCCTCGATCTATCTCGCTGCGGCGGTGATTGCGGTTCCCATCGCATCGCGTCTGGGGCTGGGGTCGGTGCTGGGATATCTGGCGGCGGGGATCCTGATCGGGCCGGCCTTCGGGCTGGTCGGATCGGAAACCAAGGATTTGCAGCACTTCGCCGAATTTGGCGTGGTGATGATGCTGTTCCTCATCGGGCTAGAGCTTGAACCCCGCGCCCTATGGAACATGCGCCACCGGCTGCTGGGGCTAGGCGGGATGCAGGTCGTGCTCAGCGCTGCGGCGTTGATGGGCATCGCGATGGCCTATGACCAGCCGATGGGTGTGGCGATTGCGATCGGTCTCACGCTGTCGCTGTCATCCACCGCGATCGTGCTGCAAACCCTGTCAGAAAAGGGCTTGATGCAAACAGCGGGCGGGCGGTCCGTGTTTTCGGTGCTGCTGACGCAGGATATCGCGGTGATCCCGATCCTCGCGTTCCTGCCGCTGCTTGTGGCGCAGCTGCCCGCGCAAATGCGGCCCGACGGATCGATCTCGGTGAACCCCGAGGATGCCGCCCACGGGGCAGAGGCAGCCTCGGGGCACGGTCCTGCGGCGGCGGGTCATGGTGCCGAAACCGCGCAGGCGGCGATTTCGCTGGTGCAGGGGCTGCCGGGCTGGGCGATCACGCTGGTCACCTTGGGTGCTATTGCCGGGATCATCATCACCGGCGTGTTTTTCACCCGCCCCGTTTTCCGGTTTATCCACGCCGCCAAGCTGCGCGAGATGTATACCGCTTTGGCCCTGCTGATCGTCGTCGGGATTTCCTTTCTGATGATGCTGGTGGGCCTGTCGCCCGCACTTGGGGCCTTTCTTGCGGGCGTGGTACTGGCCAGCAGCGAATTCCGGCATGAACTGGAAACCGACCTTGAGCCGTTCAAAGGGCTGCTGCTGGGGCTGTTCTTCATCACCGTGGGGGCGGGTATCAACTTTGACCTGCTGTTCGCCGATACGATCATCATCGTCGGGATGGCGCTGCTGGTTATTCTGGTGAAGGGCCTGATCCTTTACGGGCTTGGCACCCTGTTCAAGCTGCAAGGGCGCGACCGCTGGCTTTTTGCGCTAGGTCTGGCGCAAGCGGGTGAATTCGGCTTTGTGCTGGTCAGTTTCTCGGTCGCCACGGGGGTTATGCCCAATGACGTGGCCGAGACATTGTTGCTGGTCGTTGCCCTATCGATGCTGATCACACCGCTGCTGTTCATCACCTATGACCAGATCAGCAAACGGATGGATACGAAATCCGGTCCCATCGTCGCAGACGAGATTGACGAGCAAGGCACCGTGATCATCGCGGGTGTCGGGCGGTTTGGCCAGATTGTGAACCGTCTGGTGCAGGCTAGCGGCTTTCGCACCGTTGTTCTGGACCACAACCCCGAAACCATCGCCGTCATGCGCCGCTTTGGCTTCAAGGCGTTCCTGGGCGATCCGACCCGCGCTGATATTCTGCGCAAGGCCGGTCTGCGCGATGCCAAGGTTCTGGTTGTCGCGCTGGATGATCCCAAGTCGGCCTTGCAGCTTATCGCCTATGCGCGCAAGGAACGGCCCGACCTGCATATCGTAACCCGCGCCCATGACCGGACGGATGTGTACCAACAATACCAGGCCGGCGCGAATGACATCGTGCGCGAAATGTTCGACAGCTCGCTTCGGGCGGGGCGCTATGTGTTGGAAAACCTCGGGCTCTCCGACTACGAGGCGGCAGAGGCGCAGCGGATGTTCTATTCGCACGACCGTGCGTCTGTGCGCGAGCTGGCGGCCCTGTGGCGCCCTGACATCCCACCAAGCGAGAACAAAGCCTATGTGGCGCGCGCGAAAGAGCTACAAAAGGATCTGGAAACCGCTTTCCTGAACCGGATCGACCAAGAGGATAAGACCCAAGGGTCGTAG
- a CDS encoding CarD family transcriptional regulator gives MSKSKKLDFRPNEFVVYPAHGVGQIISVEEQEVAGISLELFVIAFEKDKMTLRVPTHKATEIGMRALSSPDVISHAMKTLKGKAKVKRAMWSRRAQEYEQKINSGDLIAIAEVVRDLHRTDDQREQSYSERQLYEAALERLTREVAAVAGGDELAASKQVGDVLESRVAAA, from the coding sequence ATGAGCAAGTCGAAGAAGCTAGATTTCCGCCCGAATGAATTCGTTGTTTATCCGGCGCATGGCGTTGGTCAGATCATCTCGGTCGAAGAGCAGGAAGTCGCGGGCATCTCGCTGGAGCTGTTCGTGATCGCGTTCGAAAAAGACAAGATGACGCTGCGGGTCCCCACCCATAAGGCGACAGAAATTGGCATGCGCGCGCTCAGCAGCCCTGACGTGATCAGCCATGCGATGAAAACCCTGAAGGGTAAGGCCAAGGTCAAACGCGCCATGTGGTCGCGCCGTGCGCAGGAATATGAGCAAAAGATCAACTCCGGTGATCTGATCGCCATCGCCGAAGTCGTACGCGACCTGCACCGCACCGACGACCAGCGCGAGCAAAGCTATTCCGAGCGTCAGCTGTATGAAGCCGCGCTTGAGCGTCTGACCCGTGAAGTTGCCGCCGTCGCCGGTGGGGACGAACTGGCGGCCTCCAAGCAGGTCGGTGATGTGTTGGAAAGCCGCGTCGCCGCGGCCTGA
- the fdxA gene encoding ferredoxin FdxA codes for MTYIVNDACIACKYTDCVEVCPVDCFYEGENMLVIHPDECIDCGVCEPECPADAIRPDTEPDMEKWVEFNRKYSELWPVIITKKDPLPEAEERDGEEGKLEKYFSEAPGEGG; via the coding sequence ATGACCTATATCGTTAACGATGCCTGTATCGCCTGCAAATACACTGACTGCGTTGAAGTATGTCCGGTGGATTGTTTTTATGAGGGCGAAAACATGTTGGTCATTCATCCCGATGAATGCATCGATTGCGGCGTTTGCGAACCTGAATGCCCCGCCGACGCGATCCGCCCCGATACAGAGCCGGACATGGAGAAGTGGGTTGAATTCAACCGCAAATACTCCGAACTGTGGCCCGTGATCATCACCAAGAAAGACCCGCTGCCCGAGGCAGAGGAACGCGATGGTGAAGAGGGCAAGCTTGAGAAGTATTTCTCTGAAGCACCCGGCGAAGGCGGCTAA
- a CDS encoding RNA-binding S4 domain-containing protein: MSEAPTKLRLDKWLWHARFYKTRSLAAARVQAGAVRVNGSVAQKRATLVGVGDVLTFAMGDDVRVIQIEGIGTRRGPAPEAHTLYTDLSPPVPRSEKKQPENPAFEGKGRPSKRDRRVLDLSRARHLE; encoded by the coding sequence TTGTCCGAAGCGCCGACAAAGCTGCGGCTTGATAAGTGGCTGTGGCATGCGCGGTTTTATAAAACGCGTTCTCTGGCGGCCGCCCGCGTGCAAGCGGGGGCCGTCAGGGTCAACGGCAGCGTCGCGCAAAAGCGTGCGACACTGGTTGGGGTTGGCGACGTGCTGACCTTTGCTATGGGCGACGATGTGCGGGTGATCCAGATAGAGGGCATCGGCACCCGCCGTGGTCCGGCCCCCGAGGCGCACACACTTTACACCGATCTGTCCCCGCCGGTCCCCCGATCCGAGAAAAAACAACCTGAAAATCCGGCATTTGAGGGAAAAGGGCGCCCCAGTAAGCGTGATCGCCGCGTGCTTGATCTTTCTCGGGCGCGCCACCTTGAATGA
- a CDS encoding helicase-related protein, with protein MAGDSRVVAVLGPTNTGKTTYAIERMLAHRTGVIGLPLRLLAREVYDRIVALRGPSIVALVTGEERIVPPRTQYWVCTVEAMPEGMGADLVAVDEIQLCADPERGHVFTDRLLRARGQHETLFMGSDTMRGSIAALVPEAQFIRRERMSELIYSGQKKISRMRPRSAIVGFSVENVYAIAELIRRQKGGAAVVMGALSPRTRNAQVAMYQNGEVDYLVATDAIGMGLNLDVDHVAFSALSKFDGRRMRPLAPNELAQIAGRAGRGFKSGTFGVTGDASPLDDGVARAIMDHQFTPQNKLNWRNPALQFGSIDRLIQTLETSPDNERLFKAREADDLRALKNLAVDAEIAARCTDGPSVRLLWDVCRIPDFRGISHAEHASLLEQIFNFLHQRGSIPDDWLARQIKRIDRTDGDIDALSKRLAFIRTWTYVTQRKGWTGDESHWRHEARVVEDRLSDALHERLTQRFVDRRTSVLLRRLGQKEAMVAEVNETGEVTVEGEFVGKLDGFRFRQDKGAGVAEDKTIKAASLQALAPQFHLRADRFYNAPDTEIDFTEQGGLMWGSSAVGKLVAGSDPLKPGVEVFVDDVAGPEVAQKVQRRLQHFIDRKVAALFEPLLALSKDEALTGLARGFAFRMVENLGILPRADVADEVKALDQDARGALRKHGLRFGQFTIFMPLLLKPAPTRLRLVLWSISKGLNEFPESPPPGLVTIPVDTSAPEGAATMAGYRNAGERAIRIDMLERLADMLRSEDSRGGFEAKADMLSITGMTLEQFATLMEGLGYKAEKAERTKVKAVDTVVPHDGAPMAADKGADAETPVMDVAAEQPAGGIVEDPAAAQADDIVPATADMPDDGIAPMVEELAETPEVDDHIPDTPAEENPQGTAPDADIAGAELETYYVFTWGRTPRGNAQGQRRGGGDRPQGKGKPGPRGKKGAPRGDKGGKAQKFSSKPARAEKPIDPDNPFAAALMGLKDNK; from the coding sequence GTGGCAGGTGACAGCAGGGTCGTGGCCGTTTTAGGCCCGACCAATACAGGCAAGACGACCTATGCAATCGAACGGATGTTGGCGCATCGCACGGGGGTGATCGGGCTGCCGCTGCGTTTGCTCGCGCGCGAGGTCTATGACCGCATCGTTGCCCTGCGTGGCCCGTCCATCGTGGCACTGGTCACGGGCGAAGAACGGATCGTGCCGCCGCGCACCCAATATTGGGTCTGCACCGTCGAGGCGATGCCCGAAGGCATGGGCGCTGATCTGGTTGCGGTCGATGAAATCCAGCTTTGTGCTGATCCTGAGAGGGGGCATGTCTTTACCGACCGTCTTTTGCGTGCGCGCGGTCAACACGAGACGCTTTTCATGGGGTCCGACACCATGCGCGGCTCAATCGCGGCGCTGGTGCCAGAGGCGCAGTTCATCCGACGCGAGCGGATGTCCGAATTGATCTATTCTGGTCAGAAAAAGATAAGCAGGATGCGTCCGCGAAGTGCAATCGTCGGGTTTTCGGTTGAAAATGTATATGCGATTGCAGAGCTGATCCGACGTCAGAAGGGCGGTGCGGCGGTGGTGATGGGCGCGCTCAGCCCGCGCACACGCAACGCGCAGGTCGCCATGTATCAAAATGGCGAGGTCGACTATCTGGTGGCCACGGATGCCATCGGGATGGGGCTGAACCTTGACGTGGACCACGTTGCTTTCTCGGCGCTCAGCAAGTTTGACGGGCGGCGGATGCGACCCTTGGCCCCGAACGAACTGGCGCAGATTGCCGGTCGGGCAGGGCGCGGGTTCAAGAGCGGTACATTCGGTGTCACGGGCGACGCGTCTCCGCTTGATGATGGTGTCGCGCGGGCCATTATGGATCACCAGTTCACACCGCAGAACAAGCTTAACTGGCGCAACCCGGCGCTGCAGTTCGGGTCTATTGATCGGCTGATCCAGACGCTTGAGACGTCGCCAGACAATGAGCGGTTGTTCAAAGCGCGCGAGGCCGATGATCTGCGGGCGCTCAAGAATCTCGCCGTTGATGCCGAGATCGCGGCGCGCTGTACCGATGGGCCGTCAGTACGTCTATTGTGGGATGTCTGCCGGATTCCCGACTTTCGTGGTATAAGCCATGCAGAGCACGCCAGCCTGCTGGAGCAGATTTTTAACTTCCTGCATCAGCGCGGTTCTATACCCGACGACTGGCTGGCGCGGCAAATTAAACGCATAGATCGAACCGATGGCGACATTGATGCGTTATCCAAACGATTGGCGTTTATTCGCACTTGGACCTACGTGACACAGCGCAAAGGCTGGACAGGTGACGAAAGCCATTGGCGACACGAGGCGCGTGTCGTAGAAGACAGACTGTCGGATGCGCTGCACGAGCGTCTGACCCAAAGATTTGTAGATCGGCGCACATCCGTGCTTTTGCGCCGGCTAGGACAGAAGGAAGCCATGGTGGCCGAAGTAAACGAGACCGGTGAAGTAACCGTTGAAGGCGAATTTGTTGGCAAGCTGGACGGGTTCCGCTTTCGCCAAGACAAAGGCGCAGGCGTTGCCGAAGATAAAACGATCAAAGCTGCATCGTTGCAGGCGCTGGCTCCTCAGTTCCATTTGCGGGCGGATCGTTTCTACAACGCGCCTGATACAGAGATTGATTTCACAGAGCAGGGCGGCCTCATGTGGGGCAGCTCTGCCGTGGGTAAACTGGTTGCGGGCTCCGATCCGCTGAAGCCCGGTGTCGAGGTCTTCGTCGATGACGTTGCAGGCCCCGAGGTCGCACAAAAAGTGCAGCGCCGGTTGCAGCATTTCATTGACCGCAAGGTCGCGGCCCTGTTCGAGCCGCTGCTCGCCCTGTCCAAGGACGAAGCGCTCACCGGTCTGGCCCGTGGCTTTGCTTTCCGTATGGTTGAAAACCTTGGTATTCTGCCACGCGCTGATGTGGCGGACGAGGTGAAAGCCCTGGATCAGGACGCCCGTGGCGCGCTGCGCAAGCATGGTTTGCGCTTTGGTCAGTTCACCATCTTTATGCCTTTGTTGCTGAAGCCTGCGCCGACACGTTTGCGTCTGGTGCTGTGGTCGATTTCCAAGGGGCTGAACGAATTCCCTGAATCGCCGCCCCCCGGTCTGGTCACCATCCCCGTCGACACCAGCGCACCCGAAGGCGCTGCGACGATGGCAGGGTACCGTAATGCTGGTGAACGCGCGATCCGTATCGATATGCTGGAACGTCTGGCCGATATGCTGCGCTCCGAAGATTCGCGCGGCGGGTTCGAGGCGAAGGCCGATATGCTGTCGATCACGGGCATGACGCTCGAACAATTTGCCACGCTGATGGAAGGTCTGGGCTACAAGGCCGAAAAGGCTGAGCGCACCAAGGTGAAAGCCGTTGATACCGTCGTGCCCCATGACGGTGCACCGATGGCTGCCGACAAGGGCGCGGACGCCGAGACGCCCGTGATGGACGTCGCGGCCGAGCAACCAGCCGGTGGTATCGTCGAAGATCCAGCGGCTGCTCAGGCGGATGACATCGTGCCCGCAACCGCGGATATGCCCGATGACGGGATCGCCCCGATGGTCGAGGAACTGGCCGAGACACCAGAGGTGGACGATCACATCCCGGACACCCCCGCCGAGGAAAACCCCCAAGGCACAGCGCCTGACGCCGATATCGCAGGTGCCGAGCTTGAGACATATTATGTCTTTACCTGGGGGCGCACGCCCCGTGGCAATGCCCAAGGCCAGCGTCGCGGCGGCGGGGATCGCCCACAAGGGAAGGGGAAGCCCGGACCGCGTGGCAAAAAGGGTGCACCGCGTGGAGATAAGGGCGGCAAAGCCCAGAAGTTCAGCAGCAAGCCCGCCCGTGCTGAAAAGCCGATTGACCCTGACAACCCATTCGCCGCTGCGCTGATGGGGCTGAAAGACAACAAGTAA
- a CDS encoding tetratricopeptide repeat protein: MGNRIVNLKHTVAALGLWVLLGGISFAQMSPPAAAELLQDLRDAPAAEAPRIERDVQRAWARSGSAAMDLLYSRGRDAMSEGDTTLAIAHLTALTDHAPDFAEGYHARAQAYFAAGLYGPAIDDLDTTLALNPQQYNAIFGLGAILQEFGDLRAAADLYRRVLSINPHHDNAQRALDGLRRDGIGRTL; this comes from the coding sequence ATGGGCAACCGCATCGTCAACCTCAAACATACCGTCGCGGCACTTGGTCTCTGGGTGTTGCTTGGGGGTATAAGTTTCGCGCAAATGTCGCCGCCTGCGGCGGCGGAATTGCTGCAGGATTTACGCGATGCCCCCGCGGCAGAGGCGCCGCGAATCGAACGTGATGTGCAGCGCGCTTGGGCGCGGTCCGGCTCGGCCGCGATGGATTTGCTATATTCCCGTGGTCGCGATGCCATGTCAGAGGGGGACACCACCTTGGCCATCGCCCATCTGACGGCTCTGACGGATCACGCCCCTGATTTTGCCGAAGGCTATCACGCCCGTGCACAGGCCTATTTCGCCGCAGGTCTCTATGGCCCTGCAATCGATGATCTGGATACTACGCTTGCCTTGAACCCGCAGCAGTATAACGCCATCTTCGGTCTGGGGGCGATCCTGCAGGAGTTTGGCGATCTGCGGGCGGCTGCCGATCTCTATCGCCGAGTGTTAAGCATTAACCCTCACCATGATAACGCGCAAAGGGCGCTCGACGGGCTGCGGCGCGACGGCATCGGGCGCACGCTTTAA
- a CDS encoding SCP2 sterol-binding domain-containing protein: MSDIVNQAVTVLNEKLAGADFDGTAKFDIEDEGAVMMDSTGARAADEEADVTLSADAETFQAILSGDTNPTGAFMSGKLKIDGDMGMAMKLASVLS; encoded by the coding sequence ATGAGCGATATTGTGAACCAAGCTGTAACAGTGCTGAACGAAAAACTGGCGGGGGCCGACTTTGACGGCACAGCCAAGTTCGACATCGAAGACGAAGGCGCTGTCATGATGGATTCGACCGGCGCACGTGCCGCGGATGAAGAAGCGGATGTAACCCTTTCTGCTGACGCAGAAACTTTCCAGGCGATCCTGTCCGGCGACACCAACCCGACCGGCGCCTTCATGAGCGGCAAGCTCAAGATTGACGGCGACATGGGCATGGCGATGAAGCTGGCGTCCGTCCTCTCCTAA
- a CDS encoding alpha/beta fold hydrolase, with translation MLETAPFFTDIAPLPETGQAHWAETSDGKKLRVAHWPLDGAKGTVLLFPGRTEYVEKYAMTASAFAKKGLAVMAVDWRGQGLSDRLIPDRNIGHVDVFSDYQKDVAAMMRTARALQLPRPYFLLAHSMGGAIGLRACMEGLSVQAAAFTAPMWGIHIAPHMRLVAAGLSNLMPRIGQGYKLPMGTQAASYISTAPFENNMLTTDPEMYEMMRTQLAAHPELSLGGPSFIWLREALSETKHLSLRAAPSLPCATFLGSNERIVHKGRIHERMETWKGGKLHIIDGAEHEVLMEIPTTRDKAVDEMAALFFGNAKK, from the coding sequence ATGCTGGAAACCGCGCCCTTTTTCACCGACATTGCGCCGCTGCCCGAAACGGGTCAGGCGCATTGGGCCGAGACATCGGATGGTAAGAAGCTGCGCGTCGCGCATTGGCCGCTGGACGGGGCAAAGGGCACTGTGCTGCTTTTCCCCGGCCGCACCGAATACGTGGAAAAATATGCGATGACCGCAAGCGCCTTTGCGAAAAAGGGGCTGGCGGTCATGGCGGTTGATTGGCGGGGGCAAGGTCTGTCGGACCGGTTGATCCCCGACCGTAACATCGGCCATGTCGATGTCTTCTCTGACTATCAAAAAGACGTGGCGGCCATGATGCGGACAGCCCGCGCCTTGCAGCTGCCGCGCCCGTATTTCCTGCTGGCGCACTCCATGGGCGGGGCCATCGGCCTGCGCGCCTGTATGGAGGGTCTGTCGGTGCAAGCCGCGGCCTTTACCGCGCCGATGTGGGGCATCCATATCGCGCCGCATATGCGTCTGGTGGCCGCGGGGCTTTCCAACCTGATGCCGCGCATCGGTCAGGGCTACAAGCTGCCCATGGGCACGCAGGCGGCATCCTATATCTCGACCGCGCCGTTCGAGAACAACATGCTCACCACCGACCCCGAGATGTACGAGATGATGCGCACGCAACTCGCGGCCCATCCCGAACTGTCTTTGGGCGGGCCCAGCTTTATCTGGCTGCGCGAGGCTTTATCCGAGACCAAGCATCTGTCCCTGCGCGCCGCCCCCAGCCTGCCCTGCGCCACATTCCTCGGGTCTAACGAACGTATCGTGCACAAGGGCCGCATCCACGAACGTATGGAAACTTGGAAAGGCGGTAAGCTGCATATCATTGACGGCGCAGAGCACGAAGTGCTGATGGAGATCCCCACCACCCGCGACAAAGCGGTGGATGAGATGGCGGCTCTGTTTTTTGGAAACGCCAAAAAGTAG
- a CDS encoding ligase-associated DNA damage response exonuclease: MRMAKQPVLTFNENGIYCPAGDFYIDPWRPVDRALITHGHSDHARWGMNRYLATDIALPVMRHRLGDITADGIAYGEVRQIGGAQVSFHPAGHVPGSAQIRVEVDGEVWVASGDYKVVDDGLSNPFEPVRCHHFITESTFGLPVFRWADQAAVAAEINAWWAGCAAQGKTAFLGAYALGKAQRLLSMLDPGIGPILTHTATENTNRAMRDQGITLPDTILADADLNPKDHRGAIVLAPPGALGSAWSKKFGPQETAFASGWMAVRGVRRRRGGDRGFIISDHADWDGLLSAIKATEAENIYVTHGYTDVFSRFLADSGWQAQVVPTQFEGESLDKDASE, from the coding sequence ATGCGCATGGCCAAGCAACCTGTTCTGACATTCAACGAAAACGGCATTTATTGCCCCGCGGGTGATTTCTATATCGACCCGTGGCGGCCTGTGGACCGTGCCCTGATCACCCACGGGCATTCCGATCACGCCCGCTGGGGCATGAACCGCTACCTTGCCACCGACATCGCACTGCCCGTCATGCGCCACCGTTTGGGCGACATCACCGCTGACGGCATCGCATATGGCGAGGTGCGGCAGATCGGCGGGGCGCAGGTCTCGTTTCACCCCGCCGGCCACGTCCCCGGCTCTGCCCAGATACGCGTTGAGGTCGACGGCGAGGTCTGGGTCGCCTCGGGCGACTACAAGGTGGTCGATGACGGGCTATCCAACCCGTTCGAGCCGGTCAGATGTCATCACTTCATCACCGAAAGCACCTTTGGTCTGCCAGTGTTTCGCTGGGCCGATCAAGCTGCTGTCGCGGCAGAGATCAATGCATGGTGGGCTGGCTGCGCGGCGCAGGGCAAAACGGCGTTTCTGGGGGCTTATGCCTTGGGCAAGGCACAACGTTTGCTATCGATGCTCGACCCCGGCATCGGCCCGATCCTGACCCACACTGCGACGGAGAACACCAACCGCGCCATGCGCGATCAGGGGATCACCCTGCCCGACACGATCCTCGCCGATGCGGATCTGAACCCCAAGGATCACCGCGGCGCGATTGTACTGGCCCCACCCGGTGCCTTGGGCAGTGCGTGGTCGAAAAAGTTCGGCCCGCAGGAAACCGCCTTTGCCAGCGGATGGATGGCCGTGCGCGGCGTGCGCCGCCGTCGCGGTGGGGATCGCGGCTTTATCATCTCGGACCATGCGGATTGGGATGGGCTGCTCTCGGCGATCAAAGCGACAGAAGCCGAAAACATATATGTGACACATGGTTACACCGATGTCTTCAGCCGTTTTCTGGCCGATAGCGGGTGGCAAGCACAGGTCGTGCCGACCCAGTTCGAAGGTGAATCCTTGGATAAGGACGCAAGCGAATGA